In one window of Pseudorasbora parva isolate DD20220531a chromosome 7, ASM2467924v1, whole genome shotgun sequence DNA:
- the LOC137082662 gene encoding uncharacterized protein, with protein sequence MKTGALSCRKRPQPPGNTVLGGLQQCRDAFQSNIHMDGRTQRLQQNITQSIILPPLAYLLPIVHPVAMCSPSIWTLMALILSGVLAVDWIVRVPVDPVSAPLGSSVVLECAYDFPEESDQGTRHKVLSEMWCLNQSHCITPRYVYHSAGIFPEPSYQGRVKYFGQTGSKNCSLMISDLRSADSGLYVFRFITDHLKAKLPGQRGLNLQVTHQIQTRANASASSSTIGIVFGVIVIIIAIAGIVIFIRRMSRRESSRSL encoded by the exons ATGAAGACA ggtgcattatcctgcagaaagaggccacagccaccagggaatactgttttgggtggtctgcaacaatgcagGGATGCgtttcaaagtaacatccacatggatggcaggacccaacgTTTGCAGCAGAACATTACCCAAAGCATCATACTACCTCCACTGGCttaccttcttcccatagtgcatcctgttgccatgtgttccccaa GCATATGGACCCTGATGGCTTTGATTCTGTCAG GCGTTCTTGCTGTTGATTGGATAGTGCGTGTTCCTGTTGATCCAGTCTCTGCTCCTCTTGGGTCTTCTGTAGTTTTGGAGTGTGCCTATGACTTCCCAGAAGAGTCAGACCAGGGAACACGGCATAAAGTGCTGTCAGAGATGTGGTGTCTGAATCAAAGCCACTGCATCACTCCGAGATACGTGTACCACAGCGCAGGGATATTTCCTGAGCCCTCATACCAGGGCCGTGTCAAGTACTTTGGGCAGACGGGGAGCAAAAACTGCTCTCTGATGATATCTGATTTGAGGTCAGCAGACAGCGGCCTGTATGTGTTCCGGTTCATCACCGACCACCTGAAGGCCAAGCTACCAGGACAGAGAGGGTTGAATCTACAGGTTACACATCAGATACAAA CAAGAGCAAATGCAAGTGCTTCTTCGTCCACTATTGGCATTGTGTTTGGAGTTATTGTCATCATTATCGCTATAGCAGGCATTGTGATATTCATCAGACGCATGTCCCG GAGAGAGAGCTCAAGATCACTTTAA